A genomic region of Candidatus Bathyarchaeia archaeon contains the following coding sequences:
- a CDS encoding Lrp/AsnC family transcriptional regulator yields MRVKNNMLSLDSTDIKILEMLQEDARQTYTTIGKRLGIAHSTVYDRIKRMEQHGIIKKYTALIDSEKTGAKNITAIMTIITDPKESEKVAEKLCTVPQVTEVYTSLSEELQIIAKVVAENQENLHEFIASTVAPLPGVLRIRTSIVTKKFKETQPLIVNDPKKLTPTENKNRQ; encoded by the coding sequence TTGCGCGTCAAGAACAACATGTTAAGCCTCGACTCAACAGACATTAAAATATTGGAAATGCTACAGGAGGATGCACGGCAAACCTACACAACCATCGGCAAGCGCCTCGGAATAGCCCACTCCACAGTTTACGACAGAATAAAGCGGATGGAGCAACACGGCATAATAAAAAAGTACACCGCGCTTATAGACTCCGAAAAGACCGGAGCCAAAAACATAACAGCCATAATGACAATAATCACAGACCCAAAGGAAAGCGAGAAAGTAGCCGAAAAACTCTGCACAGTCCCCCAAGTCACAGAAGTCTACACATCCTTATCAGAAGAGCTCCAAATAATAGCCAAGGTCGTAGCCGAAAACCAGGAAAACCTCCACGAATTTATAGCCAGTACGGTTGCGCCTCTTCCCGGAGTCCTACGAATCCGCACGTCAATAGTTACAAAAAAGTTTAAGGAAACCCAACCTTTAATAGTAAATGATCCAAAAAAGTTAACACCAACGGAAAACAAAAATAGACAATAA
- a CDS encoding MBL fold metallo-hydrolase, with product MLKWERIAKDFVSVSVGEEFNGEPYYWTTFYYYKGLVIDSGCPHTAEEAAKFIEDMNLDVKAIFLTHHHEDHCGGAPIFREKFGVEIFAPKKSLEVLAKPPEIPAYRRVVWGQPKPVKATPLKKIAEVSGLTVKTFETPGHSFDSVSFLVGDRLFIGDLVTNPKPVIMMRDENLTETVNSVRKVASLDFEKAYGGHGVWDKKALIKFLDNIFALKTNVEALRCKGLSTAQIVDRLFSKVPDKVLQMEAASQGEWSRENLVKALLEMKSECWKT from the coding sequence ATGCTCAAATGGGAGCGCATTGCTAAAGATTTCGTATCCGTTAGCGTCGGCGAAGAATTTAACGGCGAGCCATATTATTGGACAACCTTCTACTACTACAAAGGGCTTGTCATAGATTCTGGCTGCCCACACACGGCTGAAGAAGCGGCAAAATTCATAGAAGACATGAATTTGGATGTTAAGGCTATCTTCCTAACGCACCACCACGAGGACCACTGTGGCGGAGCCCCAATTTTCAGAGAAAAGTTTGGCGTTGAAATTTTTGCCCCTAAAAAATCGCTGGAAGTCTTAGCGAAACCTCCGGAGATTCCAGCTTATAGGCGAGTGGTTTGGGGTCAACCTAAACCGGTGAAAGCCACACCGCTAAAAAAGATCGCCGAGGTCAGCGGCTTAACCGTTAAAACTTTTGAAACTCCAGGGCATAGCTTTGACAGTGTTTCCTTTCTTGTTGGAGATCGCCTATTTATTGGAGATTTAGTGACAAATCCTAAACCAGTTATTATGATGCGGGATGAAAACCTAACGGAAACTGTAAATTCTGTTAGAAAAGTTGCGAGTTTAGATTTTGAGAAAGCCTACGGAGGGCACGGCGTCTGGGACAAGAAAGCCTTGATTAAGTTTTTAGACAACATTTTTGCGTTAAAAACCAATGTTGAAGCCCTTCGGTGTAAAGGACTAAGCACCGCACAAATTGTGGATAGGCTTTTCTCCAAAGTGCCAGATAAAGTTTTACAAATGGAGGCTGCTAGTCAAGGCGAATGGTCCCGGGAGAATCTTGTTAAAGCACTTCTCGAGATGAAAAGTGAATGTTGGAAGACCTAG
- a CDS encoding DUF2148 domain-containing protein produces MSPKIEGEIGEKEAILEAARLMLAAARTAPKTAGIDDVLTLIVYGEEKDAIAEKMEEIAEQRKIDGFKRDAKNVRDSEAVVLIGVRGNKSIGINCGACGYKNCSEFEEAQKRGGQDFTGPTCLFKALDLGIALGSAVKIASLLNIDNRIMYRIGTAALKLNQMPEATVAMGIPLSAKGKNIYFDRKWP; encoded by the coding sequence TTGAGCCCAAAAATTGAAGGTGAAATTGGAGAGAAAGAGGCAATCCTTGAAGCGGCGAGGCTTATGCTAGCCGCGGCGAGAACAGCCCCAAAAACGGCTGGGATAGACGACGTCCTAACCCTCATCGTTTATGGTGAGGAGAAGGATGCCATAGCTGAAAAAATGGAGGAAATAGCCGAACAGAGAAAAATTGACGGGTTTAAACGAGACGCGAAAAATGTGAGAGACTCTGAAGCCGTGGTTCTAATAGGGGTTAGAGGAAACAAGAGCATAGGAATCAACTGTGGAGCCTGCGGCTACAAAAACTGCAGCGAATTTGAAGAAGCCCAAAAAAGGGGCGGACAAGACTTTACTGGCCCCACATGTCTTTTTAAGGCTTTAGACCTTGGAATAGCCCTAGGCTCAGCCGTAAAAATTGCGAGCCTTTTAAACATCGACAACCGAATAATGTACCGCATAGGAACGGCGGCACTAAAGCTGAACCAAATGCCCGAAGCAACAGTGGCAATGGGCATACCGCTTTCGGCAAAGGGCAAGAACATATACTTTGATAGGAAATGGCCTTAA
- a CDS encoding DUF1893 domain-containing protein, translated as MLEDLELAKKRLHEKSLTLVVIKDSKVLFESKAHGVSAFLEALDKFRGKMRGTSVADKVVGKAIALLCIYARVRAVYASTISIKAKQAFENYGIYFEWDKLVEKILDASGKNVCPFEKVAMKINDPKEAYGKLKALLNSLKSKQK; from the coding sequence ATGTTGGAAGACCTAGAATTAGCTAAAAAGAGACTACACGAAAAAAGCTTAACACTCGTGGTAATTAAAGATTCCAAAGTGCTTTTTGAAAGTAAAGCCCATGGAGTTTCCGCCTTCCTAGAAGCCTTAGACAAGTTTAGAGGCAAAATGAGGGGAACGTCGGTTGCAGACAAAGTCGTTGGAAAAGCCATTGCACTGCTATGCATTTACGCCAGAGTTAGGGCTGTTTACGCATCAACCATAAGCATCAAAGCCAAGCAAGCCTTTGAAAATTACGGCATCTATTTTGAATGGGACAAGCTTGTAGAAAAGATATTGGACGCCTCTGGGAAGAATGTTTGCCCCTTTGAAAAAGTCGCCATGAAAATTAACGATCCAAAAGAGGCTTATGGAAAGTTAAAAGCACTGCTCAACAGCCTTAAAAGCAAACAGAAATGA
- the trxA gene encoding thioredoxin, which produces MFEKHEEFISEDDVELERIKKRKLHKLMKEFKEKKSLSGQVIHITDSNFKEVVGKNKLVLIDFFADWCMPCRMMAPVIEELAKEYADKVLVGKLNVDENPATADRFQVFSIPTLVIIKAGEEVDRIVGFAPKSQVEARLKKYLE; this is translated from the coding sequence ATGTTTGAGAAACACGAAGAGTTTATATCTGAAGATGACGTTGAACTGGAACGTATTAAGAAAAGAAAACTGCACAAATTAATGAAAGAGTTTAAGGAGAAGAAGAGTTTGAGCGGACAAGTAATTCATATAACAGACTCAAATTTTAAAGAAGTTGTGGGCAAAAATAAGCTTGTGCTAATCGACTTCTTCGCAGACTGGTGCATGCCATGCAGAATGATGGCGCCAGTAATAGAGGAACTAGCAAAAGAATACGCTGACAAAGTTCTCGTTGGAAAGCTTAATGTAGATGAGAACCCTGCAACGGCCGACCGCTTCCAAGTTTTCAGCATACCAACCCTTGTAATCATAAAGGCTGGCGAGGAAGTTGACAGAATAGTCGGCTTTGCCCCGAAAAGCCAAGTTGAAGCCCGCCTCAAAAAATATTTGGAGTGA